The DNA window ATGAGGGGAGCACAATCCAGTCCTGGCACCGTGTCCTGAGCTGGGCCCCATCACGGCTCAGGCCTGGGCCTGGGGAGAGGGGGATTGGGCAGTGCTGTAATCCCGCTGCACCCGAGGGATTACTGCTCACTCTGGCCTGGGGATTAAGGGATTTCTCTAAGCGGGGTTGATGCAGCCTCCAGCAAAGCAGCTTGTGCCTGGGGGGCCTTGCTGTCTGGGGCAGGATGGGTGTGTGATGGCAGGGTGGGCTGCACTAGTGTGCAGCAGGCTGGCTGAGGGGCTCCTCACACAggtgctccctgctctcctcaccACCATCCTGCAAAGTCTTGTTGTCCCAGTGGGTGCTGGCAGCCCTTTGGCACAGGTTAGTTGTTTGGGAAGCATCCTGGGACCACAGCATGTGCCTGACAACCAGGGCACCAGGGAAcgctgctgggggagctgctaCTGAGGCCCCAGCCCCTTCCTTTGCACAGGCTGGGGTCAGTCTGGGCCCAGCTTGGGGAGCAACTTTTCCACAGAGCTCAGGGTTGGACTCGCAAGGTCCAGAGGGAGTGCAGGGGGAGTTCAAGGCttggagagcagagccaggggctCAGGCAGAGGCAGTTGTCCAGTTCCTCTCCTGACGTGTTTGGAGCAGAAAACAAGGAGCCGTGCTGCTGACACTTGCAGTCGTGTCAGAGCTGTAGCTGTAGTTTGTGAACAGCCCACCTGGCCTGGACAGCAGGCAAGGACCGAGCCAGGCATCCAGGTCACTGTGTGGGAGATGCCACCTGGCCCTGCCTCATCCCAGTCACAGACCCACGTGCCTGTGTCACACAGGGATTTCTCCAGATGCCAGTGCAGGCCCTGGCAGGAGGCACGTGTCCAGCTCAGCCTCCCCTGTGCCCCTGGCTCCCTTTGCCTGCCCTTTCACCTCCTGGTGATGTGGCAACCACTGCTCTGGCCCCTGGGAAAGGGGAAGTGCTGTTGAAAGCAGAAGGTCAGTCACATCAGCAGTGAGTGCACGGCTGCCCTCGCAGCCCTGTCAGCTGCCCTTCTCCCCTGTCTCCTCTCTGCAGTCACCCTGCTCCCAGGATCAGGgactgctcctgcctgccagggtGCCCTTCCCCACCGCCCGCCCTGTCTGGGCTTCTGCCTGCCCCACTCAAGTTACTCCTGGCTTAGCAATCCCGGTGGATGCAGGggtgggggagcagagctgtcgagctgctcctgccctgacAGGCCCTGGGGTTTGTTACTCATGGCCATGCCCTGTGCTCAGGATCGCTCCTGCTTTGAGGAAAGGAGCTGTCAGTCCGGTTTGGGTTTGCTCAGTGCCCGTGGGGTTGGAGGGTGGGAGGGTTGTGCatttccccagctccacagctgtCCCCCAGCCTGGAATCTCAGGGCAAGACCccccagttcctgctgctggagccccctACGCACCAGCAGAGTGGGCAGTGCTCCTGGGGCATGGCCGGGGCTCGGTGTCCGTgctggcacacagggctggctgggtCAGGGCTGGGTCAGGGCTGGGACTCAGGCCCCGTGTCCCGGGAGTGGGGGCCGTGGTGGCACCCCCACACTGGCACCGCCGCGCTTCTCTGGGTGCACCTTCCTCCATGCGGCGCTCGTTGCTATGCGACCGCCGGCTCCTGATGCTTAATGCTCTAATACGGAGGGATAAAACCACTCTAAAAATACCCCGCTGCCAGCCCCCCGTGGGGCGAGGGGGGCTGCCGAGGGGCAGGCGGTCTTGCCAGGGGGCTGCTGGGAAGTTCCCAAACTCCTCGTCCTCTAAGTGGCTTTGAGGCGCCCGCTGGAGCTCCGGCGGTGGCACGGGCTGGTGTGCCGGGGATTGGCTGGGGCTGGCGCGTGGGCTCCTGCGGCTGGAGCTCCCCTACCAGAGCCGGGAGCGCTCCGGCTCCCCTGCCTGCGCCCTGCTCCACAACACCGGGCAGCTGCCCTGGGTACTGGCTACCTGCCCAGTACTGGGGAGCCCACTGCTCAGCCACACGCACCTGTCTggcctctgcctgctcctgcctcatctctgcctgtccctgccttgcCCTCTCGGAGCTGGTGGCATCCTGCGTGGGACCCCCACAGCATGGGGACAGTCAGCGAGCTCTGCGCCTCCAGTTTCCAGGCATTCCTGTGCCCCTCGGTGGCTGCCAAGGCAGGTAGGCACTGCGTGCCCCCTCCCCTCTGTGCCGCGGGGTTCCCATCCCCCAGCAGACACGGCGGTGCCCGTGGCTCCGGCTCCATATGGCTCTGGCTCCATATGGCtcctgctggaagcagcacagagtgTCCTCGCCATCTCGCTGCCTCCTTCCTCTGCCGGCCTTCCCAAGCTCGGGCCTCTGCAAGCACCGAGCCCTTCGCCTGGCAttgccctgtgctggagctgtggtgcCACGCTGGGATAGGGGTGTTTGGGAGGCAGCTGGGAGGTCACAGGCATGGCCATGGCacatcctgccccagcccctcagagGATGTGTGAGTGCTGGGTCCCCTCATCACAAGTGCctgtgggcagaggggagggtGGCGCTCCCCAAAGGGAATTCTGTGTGGGaaagcccagctgctgccacgTTGTGGGTGTGCTGAAGGTCAGCCACCGCTGTGacctgctgctgtctgctgtttcctgcccagctgtggcccTGCGGGGTTGCAGGACCTCCCCATCAGCCCTGTGGCTGAGCATTagtgggctctgctcctcttAAGCCCCAGCACCATAAGCAGTACTGGGAGCAGGTGAGCCTGCCTGGCTACATTGCTTGCACATGCACAGTGTCTGTAGACGTGGCTGAGCTGGTGCTtacccagctgtgctggaggctgagggTCTGTGTATGGGAATGTTGGAACCTTGAGCCACTGGGAGCAAGGTCGTGACTGTGGAGGGGGTTCCTTGATGGGCTCTGGGTCAGGGAAGTGAAGTTAGTGGTGTGACGGGCAGGAGAGTGTCCTGAGCACAGGgcctgaccccaaaccctcctccTATGCACCTCAGCGCTGTGGGGAAGGATGGGGCTGACGCAAGCCAGGGTGTGCACACGGCCATGGTGAAAACAGGATGTGGTACGAGGAGACAGGCAGGATGTTTCTGGGGGCCCCACGGGACCCCACCAAGGGGCACAGCGGGTAGCCGCACCCGCAGCACACAGAGACCCCAGGTCACCCCCATGGTCTGCCTGACCCCAGGGCTGTTGTCCCTCTGGTGTGGTACAGcgtgggctggctgctgctctaGCTCAGGGGGCTGAAGGACACCCCAAGGCTTCTGCAGCCCGCCTTCCCTTACTCCAGAGCTGGCATTCTGGGTGCTGTGTCTCCATCTcgtgctgctgggcaggattTAGCTGAGTCAAGGCAGCCGGAGCTGGTACGGCCTCTCCAGGCGactgacagggacagggacgtgctggggctgctccactGCAGGCACGGCCCTGCAGCACCGGGACTTGTCACACAGGGTCCTGCATGGGGCAGGGGCTCCCTACAGACACCCCATAACGAGACAGCGGGGAACAGCATCCCGTGGGGACCGGCGTGGCTCCCGGTCCTTCTCCTGATTCCAGCTCTGGCCCCAGCCAGCTGTGGGAGATGCCTGTGGAGGGCAGCGGGGGCCAGcggtgcccagggccagcaccgGGCCCGGAGCTGCGGTGGAGAGTTCTGGCAGAgatgggggagctgcagggctggggggcccGGCcgtggaggggaagggaggggagccCAGCGCTGCACACTGAGCTGAGATGTGCCGGGCCGAGTGTCCTGGCAGGCCCCGAGGAAGGAAGGGCTGGGCCAGCGCCgggctggcctggctgggaCCCCAGCACACGAGCCAAGGACGGGACAGGCCCGCGGCCCGTTCCCCGCCGGCCGGGAGCACAGGAGTTAAGGTGCCGGCGGCTCTCGGCGGCAGGAACTGGGTGTTGCTGGTGCCGGCTCCTGGCGAGGCCGGGATGacgccccgcagccccggcgcTCATTGGCACCGCGGCCCTGAGTCACCGCGGAGGCTCCGCGCTGCAGGTGTCCGCCCCGGCTGCTCGGGCACGGCCGGCGAGGCCGCACAAGGCCCTGGCACCATGGTGCTCAGGGCAGAGGGACACGGTGAGCCGGGTCAGGGTCGGGGGGGCCGGGTGAGGGTGGAGGGGCAGcgctgccactgctgctccgGGGTGCTGGTGAGGCAGAAGCACAAATCCCGCTGGCGGCCCCGAGCAGGTTCCTGCTGTGGGAACCCCTGGCTTGCCGTGCTGCTGGGGAGGCCGAACCACGCTGGGATCCTGCAGTGTGCTGGGTCTCTCCTGTGTGCCCGGCTGGAGCCAGGGGAGGTGTCTGATCCAGCCTGCTGTgccccggcactgccctgcccctggCCAGGCTCGCTGGGGCTCTCCGGGGTGgttgctgtgcagagccagggaagggTTAATGCCGCCTTCCTTCCCCAGAAAAGCTCCTGCGTCTGGGGTTTCTcttcctctggctgctgctgacatGGCTGGGCTGTTTGTCACGAGTGCTCAGCCTCCGCCGGGGAGGGACTTTCCGGGGCTCCGGAGCTGCCCTGCcgtccctgctgccctgcagctctgctcctgcaccacGCCTGTCCCGGGACCCCGGCTGGGACCCCTGTCCTCTCCCAGGTGggcaggaacaggcagagctgaggccagctccagccctggcatgAATTTGGCTTTCCCTGCGGCCAGGCCAGGCGGTCTGGCGGCTGGACAAGAgggtcctgcagctgggcaggagggtcCTGTGCCGCATACAGCAgcccagggatttgggggattctCTGTCTGATGCAGCTCGTCTCTCCTGCTTCGAGCCTGGGCTTGCTGGGCGCCCTGGGGgcctggcagtgggggctgGTGCCGGTGGGAATGGTACTGGGGCATGCGGAATGCATCGGCACAGCTCTGGTACTGTAAGTAACTTTTAACCTGGTGCCACGAGCCCACTTGTCTGGCTCAGGCTTCCTGACACGAGAGACTGAAAGTATTGGGAAGTGTTGGCGTTGTGTCTGACTGAGGGACGGTGTCGCAAGCCGAGGCGCCTCAGCTTTGGCAATAAGGGCTTGTGAAGGAGGAAGCTCAtgggagcccagagcagagctggggaggcgCTGAGCTCAGAGATTCGGGGTGCAGGGAGCTCCCAGGGAGCTCCCACTGAGGCAGCGTGGGGAGAatggatgcagggctgggacagtgctggTCCAGAGGCACGTGGGGTCTTTGAGCGCTGCCGTGGGGCAGGGACTgcgctggggacactggtgagtctgggctgctggcagtggtggCTCTGTACACGGGGACACACAGGACCTCATCAGGTCGGGGGTCATGCTtggggcaggggagggtggTGGCAGCCCTACAGACGCCTGTTCCCGGCGAGAGGTGGGGGTGGCACAAGAGCTGAGTTGGCAgatcctgctgccacctcccttGGGGACAGTACTCTGCAGGGATGGTGTTTGATGTCCTTGCAGATGACCTTGGTGCAATACACAGCACCCACTGGCAGAGGTGGGAGACATGGGCACAGTAAGAgagctgagaggggacaggtgaccTTGGggactgcagggagcaggaagggaatACCTTGTCACCGTGAAGCAAGGAGGTCATGTGCCAAGGAGCGCTCAGAATGCTTCTGGAGCAAGGGGACCGTGTGGTGGCCCTGGGCTTGAGCCTCAGAGATGGTGTTGGAGAGGAGGTCCCTGGCTCCCCAGGGTGACAGGAAGGTGTAGATGTCACGGTGTGCAGATGAGGTCTGGAGGGTGCACTAGCTCCAGACTCTGCCTCAGAAAAATGAATCCACTGTAGAGGGAGTTGCAGGAGTGGCCAAGAGCTGGTTTATGTTTGAGGCTGACCTGTGTGGCAGAAcgacctgcagggctgcccagccATGGGGAGTGGAATGAGCACCCACACTGGCCCAAATGGGGTAGAGCAGAGTGAAATGGGACTtggtggaggcagcagggccagggctggcagaagcagtgctggaggtgaTCCAGGGAACCATGGATTCTGAAGGAGCAGATGCCCTGGCCCTCAAATTCCTTTCATGCCATTGGTGCCACTTGGCCTCTGTGTGGTGCTGGAGACGCTGCtcaccagcccagctcctcctgctgcccagcacctCCACGTGCTGCCCCCAGCCAGGCCCTCCGCTgctggggctcagagctggtgccagagcctggcagagcgAGTGCCAGGAGCACACATGCTGACCTGTTGGTGTCTCTGCTCAGTGCCCAGTGACCTGACCCCGGAGgagtgccaggagctggagaacATCCGCCgcaggaagcaggagctgctggctgacATACAGGTGCGATGCCAAGGGCCCACACAAacccccctgtccctggggcagcAGTCTGGGTGCGGGGCacagtgtccctgcctgtgtcaCTGGCAGGGTCCCTGGAGCCCCATCCAGGGTCCCTCATgctgctgtcccacagctctTCCTccgaggggctctggggacagggtcccagctgggatgtgaccccaggtgacagccagctgtccctgccctgccaaaGCAGCCATGCCTtttcctgtgccctgcagagctccaggctgtgcagtTGTGCCAGTTtgtgccagcccctgcctggcacaggcagggaccGTGTCTCTGGGCCAGGCCACTGCCCTGGCAAGAGCCTGTGAGGTCGTGGCTTATCTGGGACACTGTCAGTCGTGTCCCTGATTAAGGCAGCAGAGGCTAATTACCGCCATATGCTGGGCATGATCTGAAGGGATTAGGGGTAATGTTGTTAACCTCTGAATCTCTTCCTTCCTGCATGCTGGGAGCGTGGCAATGCTGCAGGATTATCGGGGGGGCAGCCACTGCCAGTGCCCTCGGTTCAgcccctgggcagtgcctgggccggggaagaagggagggagggaaggaggggctgtggggattcttgagggaatggggctggaggGTTTGTGGGGGTCACCTCCTTGTCTCCCCACAGCGCCTGAAGGATGAGATAGCAGAAGTGACGAATGAGATCGAGAACCTCGGCTCCACGGAGGAGAAGTGAGTGCCCAGCACCATGGAGCCCCTGGGCTtgtctgctctgtgcaggggcCGAGGGCAGCTGAGCCCTGGCCCATGCCTGCTGGCGTGAGCAGCTTTCCCAGGCTCTCTGAGCTCCTGGGAGTGGGATCCCAGACTgatctgctgctcccagctctgtttttctAAGCCCCAGTCCCTCTGTCTGGCCACAGCCCCTGTGGCTTTGTTGTTCTGAGCTGGTGCCGTCAGTGCCAGCCAGGATTAGGGGGGTCCCGGCAGCCGGTGGGAGCCGACTCCAGCATCACTCCCAGTtacctgctggggcaggaggacTGTCCCCTTCTGCCTGCCCCACTGCTctccccagagccacagccagcCTGCCCAAGCCTGACAGGTGCTGTGCCTGCACCCCCTCTGCTCGGGGTGGCCCCAAGGCCTCTGTTCCAGGGCCTGGCAGGGCAAGAGCAGCCCCATGGTGTGGGGCACACACGGAGCAGTGTGTTGGCTTTGCCCTGCCCCTCGGTCCAGGCTGACCCTCCCCACAGTGCACTGCCCCAGGGGCTGGACAGTGGCAGGGGGGCCCTGCcaggtgctcagagctgcttcATGGCTTGCAGGAAAAACATGCAGAGGAACAAACAGGTGGCCATGGGCAGGAAGAAGTTCAACATGGATCCCAAAAAGGTActgtgggatggggagcagggctggttaCCTGGCTCTGGGGGTGTGCACGGCTCTCCCACCTCCCAGTCCCGGTTCCTGGGcctggggcagagccagcagccagggcaggggcagccacagacCCCCAAACGTCTCTCTTTTACCTCTGCAGGGCATCCAGTTCCTGATCGAGAACGACCTGCTGAAGAACACGTGTGAGGACATCGCTCAGTTCCTGTACAAGGGAGAGGGCCTCAACAAGACAGCCATTGGCGACTACCTGGGCGAGAGGTGCGCTGGGCTTGGCtttcctggggtgtcctgggctCCTGCCGCCTGAGAGATGGgacactgcagctctgagctcacagGGCAGCTGACTGGGGGTACCCGGGGTGCTGGGGATGTTCAGTTCATGGCTGGCACTTGCAAGTGGCTGATTTGTGCAGATCAAGCAGGGGGTAGCTGCAGCTTTCCCCCATGAATGAGTAGAGTCTggagaagggcagggacagTGGAGCCACTCAGCAGTCACAGGATTGCTGATCATGCATCCCTCGTGCTCTGGCTCTGTTCCCACAGGGATGAGTTCAACATCCAAGTCCTGCATGCCTTTGTGGAGCTGCATGAATTCACCGACCTCAACCTTGTGCAGGCCCTGCGGTGAGtaaggggctgggagctgagtgtGGCCCGTTGGGGTGCTGGGTCCCTGGagcccccagctcagcagcacagctcactgTCCACAGGCAGTTCCTGTGGAGCTTCCGTCTGCCGGGGGAGGCACAGAAGATTGACCGGATGATGGAGGCGTTTGCCCAGCGGTACTGCCAGTGCAACCCCGGCGTCTTCCAGTCCACAGGTGAGTGCCTGGCCCACACGGTCTCCctgccatcctgccctgctgttgactttcccctctgcccctgcagacACCTGCTACGTGCTGTCCTTTGCCATCATCATGCTGAACACGAGCCTGCACAATCCCAACGTGAAGGACAAGCCCACGGCAGAGCGATTCATCGCCATGAACCGCGGCATCAATGACGGGGGGGACCTGCCTGAGGAACTGCTCCAGGTGAGAGCTGGGGCTAGGCTGGCCCAGAGCAGGGCCCACCACGGGGCTCCAGGGCAAAGCAGAGCTGATTCCATGTCATTGTGCCAGAATCTGTACGAGAGCATCAAGAATGAGCCCTTTAAAATCCCCGAGGATGACGGCAATGACCTCACCCACACCTTCTTCAACCCCGACCGCGAGGGCTGGCTCCTGAAGCTCGGTGAGTGCCAGCAGCAAGGGAGGGCAGGCTGTCGCCAGGGTGCAATGCCCATGGGCTTCTCACAGTTCTCCTGctggcctggctctgcagagcacgAGGAGGCTGCAGAGACAGGCACAGCCTTCATGGGGAAGGCATCTGTACATCCAGCCCTCTGTCTTCCCttggctgggcagcaggagcagactCCGAGCGGCTGGGTGGGTGTCCTGGGGGTATCCTGCCTCTAGATCGGGCAAGCCCTTGGGTGCAGAGCTGGTACCAGGGTCTGGTGTCAGAGCACAGAGACCTGGAGGCCCTTGAGGTGACCGAGTCCCAGCAGGATGTGTCGGAGCAGGCCCCgggagctgccccaggctgcGTGCGTCCCCTCCATACCACAGACAAGCCCTGCCTCACCTTCCCACGGCATTACCACCTCCGCATCCCGGCTCCACATGCAGGCAGCATGCATGGCATCCCTGCTGCACCGCCCGGCTCCGCAGCCGGAGCCCTCCGCGCCCTGGCTCCTGTGGCTTCTCTTCTTGGCACCTCTGGGGAACCCTCTGCCCGGGTGTAGCGAGGGGGAGCGGGTGTTGGCAGGATCAGGGTCTGGTGGGGGCTTCCCCAGGGTTCTGGCTGGGGTCAGAACTCCTGATACAGGGCCAGCCCCTtgggaggggagagcaggagctgcctgctccctgccctggggtgaggggcacaggacagccccaggctCTCCCGTCCCCGATTGGCAGGGCCCTGCACACCCAGGCTC is part of the Catharus ustulatus isolate bCatUst1 chromosome 20, bCatUst1.pri.v2, whole genome shotgun sequence genome and encodes:
- the CYTH1 gene encoding cytohesin-1 isoform X4, with product MEEEEGGGCVPSDLTPEECQELENIRRRKQELLADIQRLKDEIAEVTNEIENLGSTEEKKNMQRNKQVAMGRKKFNMDPKKGIQFLIENDLLKNTCEDIAQFLYKGEGLNKTAIGDYLGERDEFNIQVLHAFVELHEFTDLNLVQALRQFLWSFRLPGEAQKIDRMMEAFAQRYCQCNPGVFQSTDTCYVLSFAIIMLNTSLHNPNVKDKPTAERFIAMNRGINDGGDLPEELLQNLYESIKNEPFKIPEDDGNDLTHTFFNPDREGWLLKLGGGRVKTWKRRWFILTDNCLYYFEYTTDKEPRGIIPLENLSIREVEDSKKPNCFELYIPDNKDQVIKACKTEADGRVVEGNHTVYRISAPTPEEKEEWIKCIKAAISRDPFYEMLAARKKKVSSTKRH
- the CYTH1 gene encoding cytohesin-1 isoform X3 translates to MGTVSELCASSFQAFLCPSVAAKAVPSDLTPEECQELENIRRRKQELLADIQRLKDEIAEVTNEIENLGSTEEKKNMQRNKQVAMGRKKFNMDPKKGIQFLIENDLLKNTCEDIAQFLYKGEGLNKTAIGDYLGERDEFNIQVLHAFVELHEFTDLNLVQALRQFLWSFRLPGEAQKIDRMMEAFAQRYCQCNPGVFQSTDTCYVLSFAIIMLNTSLHNPNVKDKPTAERFIAMNRGINDGGDLPEELLQNLYESIKNEPFKIPEDDGNDLTHTFFNPDREGWLLKLGGRVKTWKRRWFILTDNCLYYFEYTTDKEPRGIIPLENLSIREVEDSKKPNCFELYIPDNKDQVIKACKTEADGRVVEGNHTVYRISAPTPEEKEEWIKCIKAAISRDPFYEMLAARKKKVSSTKRH
- the CYTH1 gene encoding cytohesin-1 isoform X5, with the translated sequence MQRNKQVAMGRKKFNMDPKKGIQFLIENDLLKNTCEDIAQFLYKGEGLNKTAIGDYLGERDEFNIQVLHAFVELHEFTDLNLVQALRQFLWSFRLPGEAQKIDRMMEAFAQRYCQCNPGVFQSTDTCYVLSFAIIMLNTSLHNPNVKDKPTAERFIAMNRGINDGGDLPEELLQNLYESIKNEPFKIPEDDGNDLTHTFFNPDREGWLLKLGGGRVKTWKRRWFILTDNCLYYFEYTTDKEPRGIIPLENLSIREVEDSKKPNCFELYIPDNKDQVIKACKTEADGRVVEGNHTVYRISAPTPEEKEEWIKCIKAAISRDPFYEMLAARKKKVSSTKRH
- the CYTH1 gene encoding cytohesin-1 isoform X1, producing MCRAECPGRPRGRKGWASAGLAWLGPQHTSQGRDRPAARSPPAGSTGVKVPAALGGRNWVLLVPAPGEAGMTPRSPGAHWHRGPESPRRLRAAGVRPGCSGTAGEAAQGPGTMVLRAEGHVPSDLTPEECQELENIRRRKQELLADIQRLKDEIAEVTNEIENLGSTEEKKNMQRNKQVAMGRKKFNMDPKKGIQFLIENDLLKNTCEDIAQFLYKGEGLNKTAIGDYLGERDEFNIQVLHAFVELHEFTDLNLVQALRQFLWSFRLPGEAQKIDRMMEAFAQRYCQCNPGVFQSTDTCYVLSFAIIMLNTSLHNPNVKDKPTAERFIAMNRGINDGGDLPEELLQNLYESIKNEPFKIPEDDGNDLTHTFFNPDREGWLLKLGGRVKTWKRRWFILTDNCLYYFEYTTDKEPRGIIPLENLSIREVEDSKKPNCFELYIPDNKDQVIKACKTEADGRVVEGNHTVYRISAPTPEEKEEWIKCIKAAISRDPFYEMLAARKKKVSSTKRH
- the CYTH1 gene encoding cytohesin-1 isoform X2, with amino-acid sequence MPLVPLGLCVVLETLLTSPAPPAAQHLHVLPPARPSAAGAQSWCQSLAERVPGAHMLTCWCLCSVPSDLTPEECQELENIRRRKQELLADIQRLKDEIAEVTNEIENLGSTEEKKNMQRNKQVAMGRKKFNMDPKKGIQFLIENDLLKNTCEDIAQFLYKGEGLNKTAIGDYLGERDEFNIQVLHAFVELHEFTDLNLVQALRQFLWSFRLPGEAQKIDRMMEAFAQRYCQCNPGVFQSTDTCYVLSFAIIMLNTSLHNPNVKDKPTAERFIAMNRGINDGGDLPEELLQNLYESIKNEPFKIPEDDGNDLTHTFFNPDREGWLLKLGGGRVKTWKRRWFILTDNCLYYFEYTTDKEPRGIIPLENLSIREVEDSKKPNCFELYIPDNKDQVIKACKTEADGRVVEGNHTVYRISAPTPEEKEEWIKCIKAAISRDPFYEMLAARKKKVSSTKRH